A genomic segment from Rhizobium sp. NLR16a encodes:
- a CDS encoding ABC transporter ATP-binding protein, whose translation MTTLLTVDRLKVSYPTRTSLIEAVRGVSFTLGRERLGIVGESGSGKSQTGRAIMGLTPKHGIVTADRLDFSGIDLLKASASERRRLRGKRIAMILQDPKYSLDPVMTIGRQICETLRTHEKIGKAEARERALAMLEAVQIRDPQRVFDLHPHEVSGGMGQRAMIAMMLIAGPELLIADEPTSALDVTVQLDVLRIMDRLVSERGMGLIFVSHDLRLVSSFCDRVIVMYAGKIVEELAAADLKHAQHPYTRGLLNCMPEIGANRHPLPVLDRKPEWAV comes from the coding sequence ATGACGACGCTTCTGACGGTCGACAGGCTCAAGGTCAGTTATCCCACCCGCACCAGCCTGATCGAAGCGGTGCGCGGCGTCTCCTTCACGCTCGGCAGGGAAAGGCTCGGCATCGTCGGCGAATCCGGCTCCGGCAAGTCGCAGACCGGCCGGGCGATCATGGGGCTGACGCCGAAACACGGCATCGTCACAGCCGACAGGCTCGATTTCAGCGGCATCGATCTCCTCAAGGCATCCGCCAGCGAAAGGCGCAGGTTGCGCGGCAAGCGCATCGCCATGATCCTGCAGGATCCGAAATATTCGCTCGACCCTGTCATGACGATCGGACGGCAGATCTGCGAAACGCTCCGCACTCATGAGAAGATCGGCAAGGCGGAGGCGCGCGAACGGGCGCTCGCCATGCTTGAAGCGGTGCAGATCCGCGATCCTCAACGCGTCTTCGACCTGCACCCACACGAGGTTTCGGGCGGCATGGGACAGCGCGCCATGATCGCCATGATGCTGATCGCCGGACCCGAACTGCTGATTGCCGATGAGCCGACTTCGGCGCTCGACGTGACGGTGCAGCTCGATGTGCTCCGGATCATGGACAGACTGGTCTCCGAGCGCGGCATGGGGCTGATCTTCGTCTCCCATGATCTGAGACTGGTGTCTTCCTTCTGCGACCGGGTCATCGTCATGTATGCCGGCAAGATCGTCGAAGAGCTCGCGGCCGCCGATCTCAAACATGCGCAGCATCCCTATACCAGGGGGCTGCTGAACTGCATGCCGGAGATCGGCGCGAACCGCCATCCGCTGCCGGTGCTCGACCGCAAGCCGGAGTGGGCGGTATGA
- a CDS encoding ABC transporter permease: MTAPASPSPAMSRREWLLSDRPQSRRQARLGRAYVTWRQFTANRLAVVGLLIIIALLLVAAFADLLATHNPVVGDLRNARLLPPGTAGYLLGTDDQGRDIYSRLIYGSRLTLFVVALVAIISAPIGLIVGTVSGYAGGWVDATLMRITDIFLAFPKLVLALAFVAALGPGIQNAVIAIAITSWPPYARIARAETLTVRRSDYISAVKLMGASPFRIIVRHVMPLCISSLIVRVTLDMAGIILTAAGLGFLGLGAQPPLPEWGAMIASGRRFILDQWWVAAMPGIAILIVSLGFNLLGDGLRDALDPKESGQ; this comes from the coding sequence ATGACGGCTCCTGCCAGCCCCTCTCCTGCGATGAGCCGCCGCGAATGGTTGCTTTCCGACCGGCCGCAATCGCGCAGGCAGGCCCGTCTCGGCCGCGCTTACGTCACCTGGCGGCAGTTCACGGCCAACAGGCTCGCCGTCGTCGGCCTGCTGATCATCATCGCCCTGCTCCTCGTCGCCGCTTTCGCGGATTTGCTCGCCACACACAACCCCGTCGTCGGCGATCTCCGCAATGCCCGCCTGCTGCCGCCGGGAACGGCCGGCTATCTGCTCGGCACAGACGATCAGGGCCGCGACATCTATTCACGGCTGATCTATGGATCGCGATTGACTTTGTTCGTCGTCGCGCTCGTCGCGATCATCTCCGCGCCGATCGGGCTGATCGTCGGCACGGTCTCGGGCTATGCCGGCGGCTGGGTGGATGCGACGCTGATGCGCATCACCGATATCTTTCTTGCCTTTCCGAAACTGGTATTGGCGCTCGCCTTCGTCGCCGCTCTCGGCCCGGGCATCCAGAACGCGGTCATCGCCATCGCCATCACCTCCTGGCCCCCTTATGCTCGCATCGCTCGGGCCGAGACGCTGACGGTCCGGCGTTCCGACTATATCTCGGCAGTGAAGCTGATGGGCGCCTCGCCGTTCCGCATCATCGTGCGTCATGTCATGCCGCTCTGCATTTCCTCGCTGATCGTGCGCGTGACCCTCGATATGGCCGGCATCATTCTGACGGCGGCCGGTCTTGGTTTTCTGGGTCTCGGCGCACAGCCGCCGCTGCCGGAATGGGGCGCGATGATCGCCTCTGGCCGGCGCTTCATTCTGGATCAGTGGTGGGTCGCGGCCATGCCCGGCATCGCCATCCTCATCGTCAGCCTCGGCTTCAACCTCTTGGGCGACGGCCTGCGCGACGCGCTCGATCCGAAGGAGAGCGGCCAATGA
- a CDS encoding ABC transporter permease, whose translation MSTIETTREARPRKGRAGAFAKALGRFLFAAVTTYLGLLAVTFFIGRVVPIDPVLAILGDRAPTHVVERVRQEMGFNLPLYQQFYIYIKGILSGDFGNSVLTTNPVMVDIRRVMPATIELATLGTLIGACVGVPLGVLAAVRRGSIADQVVRVIGLVGYSVPIFWLALISLVIFYAQLRWVAFPGRIDIVFEYTFAPITGFYLLDSAWQGQWDVFYDVFRHIILPASLLGYFSLAYISRMTRSFMLNELSQEYIVAARAKGLSEPRVIWGHALRNAAVPLVTVIALSYAGLLEGSVLTETVFSWPGIGLYITNSLQNADMNAVLGGTIVIGTIFIGINLLSDLLYRTLDPRTRNR comes from the coding sequence GTGAGCACCATCGAAACCACACGAGAGGCGCGGCCCCGAAAGGGCCGTGCCGGGGCCTTCGCCAAGGCTTTGGGACGGTTCCTGTTCGCCGCCGTCACCACCTATCTCGGCCTACTGGCCGTCACCTTCTTCATCGGCCGCGTCGTGCCGATCGATCCCGTGCTCGCCATCCTCGGCGACCGCGCTCCCACCCATGTCGTCGAGCGGGTGCGCCAGGAGATGGGTTTCAACCTGCCGCTCTATCAGCAGTTCTACATCTACATCAAAGGCATCCTGTCCGGCGATTTCGGCAATTCGGTGCTGACGACCAATCCTGTCATGGTCGACATCCGCCGCGTCATGCCGGCGACGATCGAGCTCGCGACGTTGGGAACGCTGATCGGCGCCTGCGTCGGCGTGCCGCTCGGTGTTCTCGCTGCCGTGCGCCGCGGCAGCATCGCCGACCAGGTCGTGCGCGTCATCGGCCTCGTCGGCTACTCCGTGCCGATTTTCTGGCTGGCGCTGATCTCGCTCGTCATCTTCTATGCCCAGCTGCGTTGGGTGGCCTTCCCCGGCCGCATCGACATCGTCTTCGAATATACGTTCGCGCCGATCACCGGCTTCTATCTTCTGGACAGCGCCTGGCAGGGGCAATGGGACGTCTTCTATGACGTCTTCCGCCACATCATCCTGCCCGCTTCGCTGCTCGGCTATTTCTCGCTCGCCTATATCAGCCGCATGACCCGCAGCTTCATGCTGAACGAGCTTTCGCAGGAATATATCGTTGCTGCGCGCGCAAAGGGGCTTTCCGAACCACGGGTGATCTGGGGCCATGCGCTGCGCAACGCCGCCGTGCCGCTCGTCACCGTCATCGCGCTTTCCTATGCCGGCCTGCTCGAAGGATCGGTGCTGACCGAGACCGTCTTTTCCTGGCCGGGCATCGGGCTCTACATCACCAATTCGCTGCAGAACGCCGATATGAACGCCGTCCTTGGCGGCACGATCGTCATCGGGACGATCTTCATCGGCATCAATCTTCTGTCCGATCTTCTCTACCGGACACTCGATCCGAGGACGCGAAACCGATGA
- a CDS encoding ABC transporter ATP-binding protein — protein sequence MSAALHVDNLSVVYDDFHALKDVSISVERGESFGLVGESGSGKSTLLRAVAGLAPISGGAIHIDGEELKGSKRSKAFYRRVQMVFQDPYGSLHPRQTIDRLLLEPLAIHAVTDSDKRIARALDEVGLGNGFRFRYPHQLSGGQRQRVAIARALIVQPSILLLDEPTSALDASVQAEVLNLLEQIRRDRKLTFVMVSHDLGVITHMCERLAVMRNGAVVERLSSEELARGSVQEDYTKNLMIASRGFVKA from the coding sequence ATGAGCGCAGCCCTCCATGTCGACAATCTCAGTGTCGTCTACGACGATTTTCATGCGCTGAAGGATGTCAGCATCAGCGTCGAACGCGGTGAATCCTTCGGCCTCGTCGGTGAATCCGGGTCGGGAAAATCGACCTTACTGCGCGCCGTTGCCGGACTCGCGCCGATCAGCGGCGGCGCGATCCACATCGACGGCGAAGAGCTGAAAGGTTCAAAGCGCAGCAAGGCCTTCTATCGGCGCGTGCAGATGGTCTTTCAGGATCCCTACGGCTCGCTGCATCCGCGCCAGACGATCGACCGGCTGCTGCTCGAACCGCTTGCGATCCACGCCGTTACCGACAGCGACAAGCGCATTGCCCGCGCGCTCGACGAAGTCGGCCTCGGCAATGGTTTCCGATTCCGCTATCCGCATCAGCTTTCCGGCGGTCAGCGACAGCGTGTGGCGATCGCCAGAGCGCTGATCGTGCAACCGTCGATCCTGCTGCTCGACGAGCCGACGTCGGCGCTCGACGCCTCGGTGCAGGCGGAGGTACTGAACCTGCTCGAACAGATCCGCCGCGACCGCAAGCTCACCTTCGTCATGGTGAGCCATGACCTCGGCGTCATCACCCATATGTGCGAAAGGCTCGCGGTGATGCGCAACGGCGCCGTCGTCGAACGATTGAGCTCGGAAGAGCTGGCGCGGGGCTCGGTCCAGGAGGATTACACGAAAAATTTGATGATCGCGAGCAGGGGCTTCGTCAAAGCCTGA